The DNA segment TTGGAGGTTATACCGAAGGTGAACTTGTAGGTACTGCACCCGATGCTTTTTATTATCTTTTTAGAACAGAAGATGCTACTAGCGAAAACCCTGTAGAAGAATCTTATTGGGTAGAAGCCGCCGAAGCCGCCGACAGCCTTGGTGTAGATGTTATAAACACCTCATTAGGTTATTTTTTGTATGATAATCCTAATTACAGTTATACTTATGAAGACATAGATGGACAAACATCCTTTATATCCCGTGGTTCAGATATTGCATTCTCTCGCGGTATGATATGTGTTACTTCTGGAGGAAATTCAGGAAATTCGGCTAACCCAAATATAGGTGTGCCCGCCGATGCTTTTAATGTACTTACTGTAGGTGCTGTTGATGAAAATGAAGAATATGGGAGTTTTAGCTCTATAGGACCAACCTATGATATGCGTGTAAAACCCGATGTTATGGCACGTGGTGTAAACACAATATCATCAGACACTTCAGGAAACATTGTTGGAATATCAGGCACTTCGCTTTCTAGTCCTGTAATGACAGGTATGGTTGCATGTTTATGGCAAGCATTACCCGAAATGACTAATGCGGAAATAGTACAACTTATCAAAGAATCATCTGACCGTTATAACGAACCTAATGTACAGTACGGTTATGGTATACCCGATTTTGCTTTTGCTCTTAGTACTGCTTTATCAGTTAATGATATTGATACAATAAGGTTTACAGTATACCCAAACCCTACAGATAATAATATAAATGTTACCGCTATAGAAGATGGAAGAACAGCTAAATTATCAATATTCAATAATCTTGGGCAATTAGTACTACAGGATAATTTATCTGTAAACAACTCTTCAATCTATTTAGGTAATTTATCTTCTGGGTTATACAGTTATCAAATAAAATCGGGAGATAAAATACAGTCAGGAAAACTTATCAAAAAATAATAAATCCATACTATACAATTAAATGAACAGAATTACACAACTATTTAATATAGAATATCCTATAATACAAGCAGGAATGATATGGGCTAGTGGCTACAAGCTAGCAAGTGCCGTGAGTAATGCAGGAGGACTTGGGCTTATAGGAGCAGGCTCTATGTACCCAGATGTACTTCGCGAACATATACAGAAATGCAAAAAAGCAACTAATAAACCTTTCGGGGTAAATGTACCCATGTTATATCCTAATATTGAAGAAATTATGGATATAATAGTAGAGGAGGGGGTGAAAATTGTATTTACATCGGCAGGTAACCCAAAAACTTGGACACCATTTCTTAAAGAGCATGGCATCACTGTAGTACATGTAGTAAGTAGTGTAAAGTTTGCACTAAAAGCACAAGAGGCAGGTGTAGATGCTGTAGTTGCCGAAGGCTTTGAGGCTGGTGGTCATAACGGTAGGGAAGAGACCACTACTTTTACATTAATACCAATGGTAAAAGAACAGCTACAAATACCACTTATTGCAGCTGGTGGTATTGCTACAGGTCGCGGAATGCTAGCCGCTATGGTATTAGGAGCTGATGGTGTACAAGTAGGAAGCCGCTTTGTAGCTTCGGTTGAATCATCTTCACATGATAATTTCAAAAAAACAGTAATAGAAACTAAAGACGGTGACACACAACTAACACTAAAAGAGCTTGCACCCGTAAGGCTTGTAAAAAACAAGTTTTTTAATGATGTAATGGAGCTTTATAAAGAATCACCAACAATAGAAGATTTAAAAACCTTGTTAGGACGGGCACGTGCTAAAAAAGGAATGTTTGAAGGCGATCTCGAAGAAGGTGAGCTAGAAATAGGGCAAATAGCAGGACTAATACACGATATTAAACCTGCCGCTGAAATAGTAAAAGAAATAATTACTGATTTTGAGGCTGCAAAGCGAGAAGCAGTTAGTTTATAAGTTCAAAAAATAATTACTTATTCTGAAATAACAGTATAGAGTAAATCGCTTTCAAAAATTGCTGCGGGAGATATTACTTTTTCATTTAAAGGTATGTTATTCCCGTAGCGTTCTTTTATTTTTTCTTGCACTGCAGGATGTGAAAGATCAAACTCTTTTAGTTGTTGTGTTTTACCTACTTCTAAACCAGTTCCTTCTTTGTAAATCTTCCAAACGAGTTCAGAACAATATACACGTTCATTACTCCATTCAAAATACAAATCATAATTTTTATTATTAAATGTACTTCCTGCT comes from the Flavobacterium arcticum genome and includes:
- a CDS encoding NAD(P)H-dependent flavin oxidoreductase; this encodes MNRITQLFNIEYPIIQAGMIWASGYKLASAVSNAGGLGLIGAGSMYPDVLREHIQKCKKATNKPFGVNVPMLYPNIEEIMDIIVEEGVKIVFTSAGNPKTWTPFLKEHGITVVHVVSSVKFALKAQEAGVDAVVAEGFEAGGHNGREETTTFTLIPMVKEQLQIPLIAAGGIATGRGMLAAMVLGADGVQVGSRFVASVESSSHDNFKKTVIETKDGDTQLTLKELAPVRLVKNKFFNDVMELYKESPTIEDLKTLLGRARAKKGMFEGDLEEGELEIGQIAGLIHDIKPAAEIVKEIITDFEAAKREAVSL
- a CDS encoding S8 family serine peptidase — encoded protein: MKNIFLFLAFISSNMILAQEDAWVYFTDKPDTEYYLANPLEMLSQKALDRRTNQGIVLDEIDIPLHQPYITAITEAEGITVMAKSKWLNALHIRGTEEDINVLINLEFVDYIDFANKLLNTSGRILQPTQTSTVNKTLETLANFEYGISSNQITMLNGDQLHQQDFTGTGITIAVLDAGFPGVDTAQPFQRLFDNNLILGTYDFVTDSENVYTANSHGTIVLSAIGGYTEGELVGTAPDAFYYLFRTEDATSENPVEESYWVEAAEAADSLGVDVINTSLGYFLYDNPNYSYTYEDIDGQTSFISRGSDIAFSRGMICVTSGGNSGNSANPNIGVPADAFNVLTVGAVDENEEYGSFSSIGPTYDMRVKPDVMARGVNTISSDTSGNIVGISGTSLSSPVMTGMVACLWQALPEMTNAEIVQLIKESSDRYNEPNVQYGYGIPDFAFALSTALSVNDIDTIRFTVYPNPTDNNINVTAIEDGRTAKLSIFNNLGQLVLQDNLSVNNSSIYLGNLSSGLYSYQIKSGDKIQSGKLIKK